In the genome of Euleptes europaea isolate rEulEur1 chromosome 4, rEulEur1.hap1, whole genome shotgun sequence, the window atatgctaactaaaTTAATTTATGCATTTTACTTTGTTACTTtaatttgtagtctgcctttatCACTTTATGTTGTTGAAGCAGCAAAATAGGTTAAGGTATGATAGGaaggacaactggggaaggcactggcaaaccaccccgtaaaaaaagtctgcctagtaaacgtctggatgtaacgtcaccccatgggtcaggaatgacccggtgcttgcacaggggacctttacctttatgatagGAAAGTTagcattgcatatatttccaCTTCAGTtattttctggggtgggggagatcccCATGGCtttcaaatttccagaaatttaatATCTCTAGTGTGAAGGGATATGAAAATTCTACCTGGGATGGCCAATTCACACATATAAAGCCATGTAATGATGCAGTTTTCAAATGatcaacatgcatgtgtgaaccaggccacAGTCATACGGGTATGGAACCCCGGTCAAAAGGTACTTATGCATACCCAGTGGGATTTTTGCCTAGTGGACACATCCTGAGTACAACCAAATTCATTTTGCAGCAGAATAGCATGATGACTCTTCAGCACTGCATTCACCTGCAACATTTAATATTATCCCCGCAGAAGTTTtatctgcattgtgcagggggttggactagatgaccctggtggtcccttccaactctatgattctgtcttaTGTACGTCTTTGTTATAAGTGGGATGAATAAATAGCCAAATTCTTAAATACTTATCTTTTcccatttcccctttcccactcCATCTTCAGTAACTACTTTCTAttgatatttatttttcctcctcAGATTGCTTAGCGTGTAAATCTGAAGAAAGACTGTTTCAAAAACTGTTCTCCCACTACAACCATTATATCAGACCAGTGGAAAATGTATCTGACCCAGTTACAGTGTATTTCGAAGTGGCAATCACACAGCTTGCAAATGTGGTAAGGCTAAACTTAACAGTGTTATCTAGATATTTAAACACCAGCCAGACCAGAAATCAAGGCATTGACAAACCTGATCCAGTAGGCATATAGAAACTCCAACATGCATGTAATATTCTGCACACTTGGGGATTTCCCCATTGCTTCACCAACAAGGCTGCTGAAGTTTTCTATGAGTGCAGTCAGTGGCAAGACTCCTACATTAAACAAAGTGCATCACCCAGCATAAGATAACAGGAAGTCCacacatgcttagggttgccaaatccctctttgccaccggcaggaggtttttggggcagagcctgagaaaggcagggtttggggaggggagggacttcaatgccatagagtccaatggccaaagcggccattttctccaggtgaactgatctctattggcgggagatcagttgtaatagcaggagatctccagctactacctggaggttggcaaccctacatctgctTTGTACTTGTATTACAGCTCTGGCACACAGTTTAGATCAGaattccccaatgtggtgcccgtgggtgccacagCGCCCGCCAACAACTTTTTTGGCACCcgccaactgtttttagaaagtgggcagggccaggtagggcttttgtccagcaaggcttctgaattaCGGTTGgtcaaactgataaaaggaagtatttcatcacacaacacataaattgtggaactccctgcccaaggatgtggtgatggctgccaacttggaaggctttaagaggggagtggacatgttcatggaggagagggctattcatggctattagtaaaaatggatactagtcgtgatgtatgcctattctctccaggatcagaggagcacggctattatattaagtgctttggaacacaggcaggataatgctgctgcagttgtcttgtttgtgagcttcctagaggcacctggttggccagactgctggacttgatgggccttggtctgatccagcatggcttctcttatgttcttatgagatttgactggctgtgcggATTGTCCCATTTTCCAAGTGTGATACTCAGAAGCAAAATAAACTCTATTACAGTAAGTTATCAGTTGAAGAACCCAACGTTCTTCAATGGTTGTAAAGATCCTTTCATCCACTGCTACTGTAGCTTCGTGGCATGCCACCATGATAACACAGCAAGATTTGGGTCCAGCAGgatcttaaagaccaaccagatttccagggtataaactttcaagagtcaaacctcccttcgtcagatacaggtAGCAAAGACCATTCCTACTTGCAAATGACAAGGGGAGTtttaactcacaaaagcttataccttggaaatcttgatGGTCTTTCAAGCCCtaccggactcaaatcttgcttttctactgcagaccaacacagcaagCCACCAACTATCACCATGGGGACAGAACTTCACAGGCAAAGCCACTCATACAGAGCTTTCCTGTACCATTATTATGCCCCTTCCTTCTAccaagtacatttttatcccacccttactccaaggaactcaggatagTGGATACATGCCCATCCCTAtattatcctctcaacaactctgtcaggtatgttaggctgagaggctGACTGTAGAACTACCTATAAGGCAGTTCTACACCTCACTAAGTGTAGAGTACTGCGTGGCATATCACATATCTGTAAAACATTTGCTTCTCTCTGCTTCAGGATGAAGTCAATCAGATTATGGAAACCAATCTATGGCTACGACATGTAAGTGAGccctcattagggttgctagctctgagttggggaaaaactggagatttttgggggcagagcctgaggagggcggggtttggggaaggacttcaatgccatagagcaattgccaaggcagccaaaaACGTTTACTCTTTCTCCCTTAGATATGGAATGATTATAAACTACGATGGAATCCAGCAGAATTTGATGGGATCGAGTTTGTCCGAGTGCCAGCAGATAAAATCTGGAAACCTGATATTGTGTTATACAACAAGTACAAAGTCTCCTTCCTGATTACTTTTGGGCactgctgttttttaaaactttgtttgTGTTTTAACATTGCAATTTAAACTACcttctgtcttgtatttccagtGCTGTTGGAGATTTTCAGGTGGAAAGCAGAACCAAAGCTCTTCTCAAATACGATGGCACTATCACTTGGACGCCCCCTGCAATCTTTAAAAGCTCCTGCCCTATGGATATCACCTTCTTCCCCTTTGATCACCAGAACTGTTCTCTAAAATTTGGGTCATGGACCTACGATAAAGCTAAAATTGACCTTCTCCTTGTTGGTTCCAAGGTGGATATGAACGACTTCTGGGAGAACAGCGAATGGGAAATAGTGGATGCTTCAGGCTACAAGCATGACATCAAATACAACTGCTGCGAGGAAATCTATACCGATATAACCTACTCTTTTTACATCCGAAGGCTTCCCATGTTTTACACAATTAATCTGATCATCCCGTGTCTGTTTCTTTCATTCCTGACTGTGCTGGTCTTTTACCTTCCTTCTGACTGTGGAGAGAAAGTGACGCTGTGCATCTCTGTCCTCCTTTCTTTGACAGTGTTCCTGCTGGTAATCACAGAGACAATCCCCTCTACTTCTCTGGTGATCCCGCTGGTGGGAGAATACCTGCTGTTCACCATGATATTTGTGACCCTCTCGATCGTCGTCACTGTGTTTGTGCTGAACATCCACTACAGGAATCCAACTACACACATTATGCCCACCTGGGTCAAAGCTGTCTTCCTCCGTCTTCTTCCCAAAATTCTGATGATGAGAAGACCCCTGCAGAAGCACGATGAAGCCAAAACGAAAAAAACCAAAAAGGGCAGTGCCGGTAAATCCAGCAAGCCAAAGGCCAGTGAGTTTGGAGAAGTGAAAGTCTACAACGAACACAGGTGCTGTCACTGCGAGAAACCCAACGAACCGGCCACTGGCAAGAAAAAGAGACCAAGCCCCCAATCTGCGAAATGGGCACCTGAACAAGAAGAATGCGCTCCAGAAGTCAAAGATGTCATTAACAGTGTGCAGTTCATTGCTGACAACATGAGGAGCCAGAATGAGACGAAAGAGGTAGGAACGATTACTTAGTATTTGTCAGCCAAAGGCTCTTCAGTGCCAAGTATGCTCACTCAAAAGCAGGTTCTCCTGAATTCGCAAGGGCTTGTTCCCAAGTAAATGCCGCTTTGGAGTCTGACCcttctctttatttatttcaaaaatttgtatgctgcctctccagacctgcCCAAGGTGGCTTGCTATGGAAACAATAAAAAATCAAGTAAATAATCAAAACAAATCAATAGAAACACATCatgacaataaaaacaaaacagccaagtcaataaaataaataattgagaATATGTCAGTAAAAACATGCCAGTAAAAGCAAGCCAGGGTATAAGAGCGTAAAGCACATGAaacaaataaaaggtaaaggtcccctgtacaagcactgggtcattcttaacccatggggtgatgtcacatcccaacgtttccaaggcagactttgtttacggggtggtttgccagtgccttcctcagtcatcttccctttatccccagcaagctgggtattcattttaccgacctcggaaggatggaaggctgagtcaaccttgagccggctacctgaaaccgactcccgtcgggatcgaactcaggtcgtgagcaaagctttggactgcagtcatgcagcttaccactctgcgccatggggctcatagtGCAGGCTAAAATAATATTGATAAAACAGGGCACAGGGTAAGAGCAGACCATAAAATACCTTAAAATctcttagttaaaagcctgggtgatgGTTTTGCCTAGCACCCAAAGGAGAGTAGgcaggcaccaggcaagcctcaaggggaagggcattccaaaggggagttgccaccaccaaaaaagccctgtctctggtcaccgCCTGCCTTACCATTGCAGGTGGAGGCACAGACAGCAGGGCTCGAGAAGAGGATCTTCCCTCCTAAACGTTACCCTCGTGaattatgttaggctgagagagaacaactGGCCCCAGTCATAAAAGATTTGTGGCTGAGCTGAGACTTGAACCCAcatctccccagtcctagtccaactctctaaccTTAATGGAACGCTCTCTTTCACAAAATTTGTGCATGCTTCGTGTCACTTAGTTCCTGCCAGTCAGTTTGAAGATGCTACTACTCCGCtgaacactgcattggtcaggccgcacctggagtattgtgtgcagttctggaggcctcgcttacaaaaaggttgtggacagaatcgagcgggtgcagaggagagcgatgaggatgaccgggggcctggagaccaagccctatgaggaaaggctgagggagttggggatgtttagcctggagaacaggaagttgaggggggaacatgattgctctctttaagtatttgaagggctgtcacttcaaggagggcagggagctgttcctgttggcagcagaggacaggactcacaataatgggtttaaattgcacgctgaaaggtactggctggatattaggaaaacaatttttacagtaagggttgttcgacagtggaatcggctacctagggaggtgaagagctccccctcactggcagtctttaagcagaggctggacaagcacttgacagggatgTTCTAAGCTGATCCTATGTTAaacaggtggttggactagatggcctctatggccccttccaattctttgATTCTACTCAGAGCTCATTTGAGAGCCCTTTTTCCTTCACCGTGAGCTTTACAGGACAGTTGGACTAGAGTTTAGAAGGAACTGAGTTTGTGTTCAGGAACTTTTCAACCACCTTGTCAGATGGTTTTCACATCCAATGTGTAACAATTCCCGCTGTAATTTGTTTTGCCTCAGTACCCTTCATTCTATAACATGGATACTTTTATTGCTCATCTTCATCATCCTCTCCCCCATCTGCCTCGTGGGCTCGGATGAGAAGCTTGCAGGGTTTTTCGCTTTCTTGGAGCTTATATAGAATTTGGCGTCACTGGGATTGTAATCTCAGTGCGATCTTTGACCATCTGTTGTAACGTAAATAATGCAATTACTCTGGGAGCTGTTGAAGGAAGAATGCTCCATACATTTTCAACAGAACTGAAGGGAACTCCATGGGGAGCAAGAATCTGATTTTATGTGAGCTTCCCTGCAGTGATTACCAATACCCGAAAAGCTTTTCAGTTTTAGAAAATTGCTTAACGGTAAATGTGCATCAAGTTTTAATTCTACTTCCTAGCACtgtagttaaggttgccagctctggattgggaaatactgggagactttggggtggagctttgggaggtcagtgtttgggaagggagagatctcagcagggtttaatgccatagagttcaccctccaaggctgccactttctccaggggaactgatcttggggatctgtagatcaattgtaatagcaggagatctccaggtgccaccaggaagttggcaatcctaactgtagTGGGGGTCCATTTCTCCCCTTTGTGCTaattttaaggagtctccaaaaGTGGCTTCagatggtagccatgttggtctacagtagaacagctagatttgaatccagtagcaccttagctttgacatttgaaagcttataccctgaaaatcttgttggtctctaaagtgctactggactcaaatctagctgtcccAAAAGTGGAGGGTCACATACTCTACTCTTACTGTCCTTTGCGACTGAATATGTTATGGATTAGAAACCTGATGCTGCTTTTATGAAAGGAAATCACTTTGGTAATATAGGCATCAAATTCCTttgccttaaaaaggtaaaggtcctctgtgcaagcactgggtcattcctgacccatggggtgacgtcacatcccgacatttcctaggcagactttgtttacggggtggtttgccagtgccttccccagtcatcttccctttacccccagcaagctgggtactcattttaccgacctcggaaggatggaaggtggagtcaaccttcagccggctacctgaatccgacttcctttgggatcgaactcaggtcgtgagcagagcttggactgcagtactgcagcttactctgcgccaccgggctcCTTTGCCTTAAAAGGAACTAAATGGttaaaaaacagcatttattCCCTCCACTATATACAGGAAACCTCTTCTGGCAAACTgccagaattggggggggggaccagtcaTGCCAGTGGAAAACTGCTCAGTTTGCAACACTAATGGTACCATTTCAGAGTGCGGGTGAAGAACTGCATTTTAATATGTTCTCTTGCATTTTAAAATCCCTGCAAATGGAAAAGGAGCACAGCAGGAATAGCACCACCTTCTTTACTGTTCTACTTTTCTTACTTAcagggacttaaaaaaaaaaacttatagtgcgaaaacacatggtcgctttagtttcctttattccctgattcagccaggatcaaacgcacgtttggcgaaacgcatgcgttcgatcctggctgaatccttgctgaaacagggaataaaggaggctaaagcgaccatgtgtttctGCCCATAGAGAACATTGCAAAATAGCCTTCCTTGCCTGCAGTCTAATGTGGTAGAATCCATTTTATCAACTCAGGATTCTACCATCTAATTCTGCTGCATGCCTAAACAAGGCcagagctttttttaaaatgttccttttcaCTTTACTGCAGTGTAGTCTGCTTTTTTGACATTCCTTGCTGCGTGTGGATATAAAAATCATTAATGGGATCTTCTTAAATAATAATGAGGCGTTCCATTTTTCTCTTTCAAAGTTCTTCGCCGGTACCGGCAAGGGAGGTACCTTCTGAGAAGGGGGAAACTTGGGGAGCCTGCAAACTTCCACCTGGGAGAGTCCTCCCCCTCAAATGTTCCCTCCCTCTAGAAAGTTAATTGTGGAATTGCTGTCCCCtactagggggggggggggtaatttaatGCCTTTGTGACATCAGCAAAGATTACACCAACCCCCGGCTTCATCTCAGACCTATTGGTTTGCCCAGCAACCAACACAATCGACACCAAGCAGAGGGCTTTGCTTTTTTCAACTGATAAATATTTCATGCTTAGAGGGATTGTGGGCTTTGGCATACACACCGAGTACACACTTTGGAGTTCTGCAGAAATTGAGGGCCTGATCCCAGGATGGTGCTAAATCAGTGATGCTCGGTTGAATTCTGCGGAGCTTTGCTGATGCATGAGAATGAACAAGCCGCTTTAAGGAATAGCTAAGAAAGCATACAGGTCTGTTGCAGCTTTGGAGCCAAATCTCAGTTAAGCATTACACTAAACAAGCGGCAGAGTAAGACCCCTTAGCAGGATGGAGTTATTTGCTAGAATGGAATTATGGGAAAGCATCTAATGCTCCttgcatcaatagggttgccaacctccaggtactagctggagatctcctgctattacaactgatcattagctgatagagatcagttcacctgaagaaaatggccactttggcaattggactctatggcattgaaccccctccccaggctccgccccaaaaacctcccgccggtggtgaagagggacctggcagactTGCAAGCATTACTCACAGGACCTCAGCAGTGCGCCAAGCTGCTTCCTAATGGTTCCATGTacacacaattatttaaaatattgtttaaaatgacattcaggctatgtttataaagtgtatataaaacataaatgaattttgtggtTAGACTTGGATCtcatctccaagatatctcattatgtacatgcaaatattccaaaatacggaaataATCCGAAATGCAGAATACTTCTGGCCCCAAGCATtccggataagagatactcaacgtGTAGTTTTGCTCGAAGAAAAATTTGAACCCACTCGTTTCTGGTGTAATATCCTGTGTCTTCTTGTGTATTGCAGGTGGAGGATGACTGGAAATACGTAGCCATGGTGATTGACAGAGTATTCTTGTGGGTGTTCATAATTCTCTGCGTGTTTGGGACTGCAGGATTGTTCCTACAGCCCTTGATAGCAGACACATAATGAGCTGTCGGTTCAAGTCGTGCTTTTGTTCGATCGCATAAAGTTCCACGTGCCCGCTCCCCGTTTTTCAACATCATATTTAATTTTCCGTCTGCAAGGTAATAGAATGGCAGCTTCACCCCAGGCCAGACGAGCAGAATTTCCTTCCTTCTCCGCACAAGCCAACAGTTTCATTCGTTCTATCTTCAGGGAAACCTTGCCACCTTGCCTACTCAGCTGAGGAAGGCTGAGGAAGAAATGGCTTAAAAATACGTAGATGTCTAAGGAGTACTACTTTCCTTTGAAGAAGTGAGagaagacccccccacacacacacacatactacttAGTTTCTGGATAATTTTAAAAGACtattttgtttccaaattttacCCCTGGGGCTGCTTTTTGGAGGGGAGGATGGAGTTGGGGAGAAGAAGGGCCTTAACCCTTTCCTCATCTGCTCATCCACAGAAAAACAACACCATCCCATGTCACGtttacctagggctgccaaccgccagg includes:
- the CHRNA6 gene encoding neuronal acetylcholine receptor subunit alpha-6, coding for METNLWLRHIWNDYKLRWNPAEFDGIEFVRVPADKIWKPDIVLYNNAVGDFQVESRTKALLKYDGTITWTPPAIFKSSCPMDITFFPFDHQNCSLKFGSWTYDKAKIDLLLVGSKVDMNDFWENSEWEIVDASGYKHDIKYNCCEEIYTDITYSFYIRRLPMFYTINLIIPCLFLSFLTVLVFYLPSDCGEKVTLCISVLLSLTVFLLVITETIPSTSLVIPLVGEYLLFTMIFVTLSIVVTVFVLNIHYRNPTTHIMPTWVKAVFLRLLPKILMMRRPLQKHDEAKTKKTKKGSAGKSSKPKASEFGEVKVYNEHRCCHCEKPNEPATGKKKRPSPQSAKWAPEQEECAPEVKDVINSVQFIADNMRSQNETKEVEDDWKYVAMVIDRVFLWVFIILCVFGTAGLFLQPLIADT